In the Desulfotignum balticum DSM 7044 genome, one interval contains:
- a CDS encoding HD domain-containing protein, protein MKCPGQDTQYWDQNAIFETQCPECGHPMEFFKDDATRRCGHCHKKIVNPKMDFGCAAYCKYAEQCLGTLPEEFVAQQEDLLKDRVAVKMKQYFGTDFKRIGHAGRVARYAEKIGKKEKANLAVVLCAAYLHDIGIKNAEKKYGSAEAKYQHIEGPPVAGKILEDLGAKEKLITEVCDIISHHHHPKNSETINFKTVYDADILANMEDCRGKEQIDADTLARKIDGIYLTDAGKDLARQILIQKG, encoded by the coding sequence ATGAAATGTCCGGGACAAGATACCCAGTACTGGGACCAGAACGCGATTTTTGAAACCCAATGTCCGGAATGCGGACATCCCATGGAATTTTTCAAGGATGATGCCACCCGGCGATGCGGTCACTGCCACAAGAAAATTGTGAATCCGAAAATGGATTTCGGGTGTGCGGCATATTGCAAGTATGCTGAACAATGCCTGGGCACATTACCGGAAGAGTTTGTGGCCCAGCAGGAAGATCTGTTGAAAGATCGGGTGGCGGTGAAGATGAAACAGTATTTTGGTACGGATTTCAAACGGATCGGCCATGCCGGGCGGGTGGCCCGGTATGCGGAGAAAATTGGTAAAAAAGAAAAAGCCAATTTGGCGGTGGTGCTTTGTGCCGCGTATCTCCATGATATCGGCATCAAAAATGCGGAAAAAAAATATGGGTCCGCCGAAGCAAAATATCAGCACATCGAAGGTCCGCCCGTGGCCGGAAAAATTCTGGAAGATCTGGGAGCCAAGGAAAAGCTGATCACCGAGGTGTGTGACATCATTTCACACCATCATCATCCCAAAAATTCGGAAACCATTAATTTTAAAACGGTCTATGATGCGGATATTCTGGCCAATATGGAAGACTGCCGGGGAAAAGAGCAGATCGATGCAGACACCCTGGCCCGGAAAATCGATGGCATTTATCTGACGGATGCGGGAAAAGACCTGGCTCGCCAGATTTTGATTCAAAAAGGATGA
- a CDS encoding TRAP transporter permease produces the protein MYHKLNRFEKIFFDICAVTLVLFYAWAAVVQPMATQYHRGVYVIITYVLVFLLYKAKTTIGRILDYILIVLSVVCVGYWIIMFEAINYRTGAETPVDAVFAIVGVLIGIELARRVVGNVFVIMGVVFLVYGVYGYKAPDLISHAGAPFTELCVSIFYKSDGVFGIMASVLATYVILFVLFGAFLEKSGAQKFFIDWPLAAVGHRIGGPGKVSVIASGLFGSISGSAIANTVSTGMFTIPMMKKAGFRPHVAGAIEPAASIGGMFMPPIMGAGGFIMAELTGLPYSHIMLVAIFPAFMYFFSVFVMVHYEAKKDNVVGEKSKFSAMEIFKKQWFYIMPLVIITVFMLYGFSPAYSAILGLITCIAISWVRKETRIGPKRFVEAAREGTENSLKIGATVGVIGIIIGVLTFSGLILTFADIMIDLAGGSLLLTILLVALASLVLGMGVPVTAAYLVTAVVAVPALTHLGVNELAAHMIVYWLSQDSNITPPVCIAAFAGATIAKANMWKTAFTSFKFAKFLYLGPLLFGYVPGFSLDGSPMDIVKAFVAIIIGTYIYSWFLSGIWISSLKNLFSRKSAA, from the coding sequence GTGTACCATAAATTAAATCGATTCGAGAAAATTTTTTTTGATATCTGTGCGGTGACACTGGTGCTGTTCTACGCATGGGCGGCCGTGGTCCAGCCCATGGCCACTCAGTATCACCGGGGTGTGTATGTTATCATAACGTATGTGCTGGTCTTCCTGCTCTATAAGGCAAAAACCACGATTGGCCGGATTCTGGACTATATTCTGATTGTTTTGTCGGTTGTCTGTGTCGGATACTGGATTATCATGTTTGAGGCTATCAACTACCGGACCGGGGCAGAAACCCCGGTGGATGCAGTTTTCGCCATTGTGGGGGTGCTTATCGGGATCGAGCTGGCCCGGCGGGTGGTGGGCAACGTGTTTGTCATCATGGGGGTGGTGTTTCTGGTTTACGGGGTTTACGGATACAAGGCCCCGGATCTGATCTCCCATGCCGGGGCCCCGTTCACGGAGTTGTGTGTCAGTATCTTCTATAAAAGTGATGGGGTGTTCGGGATCATGGCCAGTGTGCTGGCCACTTATGTGATCTTGTTTGTGCTGTTCGGCGCGTTTCTGGAAAAATCCGGGGCCCAGAAATTTTTCATTGACTGGCCCCTGGCGGCGGTGGGCCACCGCATCGGAGGTCCCGGAAAAGTATCGGTCATCGCTTCGGGCCTGTTCGGCTCCATTTCCGGCAGTGCCATTGCCAATACCGTGTCCACGGGCATGTTCACCATTCCCATGATGAAAAAAGCCGGATTCCGGCCCCATGTGGCCGGTGCTATCGAACCGGCCGCGTCAATCGGCGGGATGTTCATGCCGCCCATCATGGGGGCCGGCGGTTTTATCATGGCGGAACTGACCGGGCTGCCTTATTCCCACATCATGCTGGTGGCCATATTTCCGGCTTTTATGTATTTTTTTTCCGTGTTTGTCATGGTGCATTATGAAGCCAAAAAAGACAACGTGGTGGGGGAAAAATCCAAATTCAGTGCCATGGAAATTTTCAAGAAGCAGTGGTTTTACATTATGCCGCTGGTGATTATCACGGTGTTCATGCTGTATGGATTTTCTCCGGCCTATTCCGCGATTCTGGGTCTGATCACCTGTATTGCGATCTCATGGGTGAGAAAGGAAACCCGCATCGGCCCTAAGCGGTTTGTGGAAGCGGCCCGGGAAGGCACAGAAAACAGTCTGAAAATCGGTGCCACCGTGGGCGTCATCGGGATTATTATCGGGGTATTGACGTTTTCCGGCCTGATTCTGACCTTTGCCGACATTATGATCGATCTGGCAGGCGGGTCTTTGCTGCTCACCATTCTTTTGGTGGCCCTGGCCTCTCTGGTGCTGGGCATGGGGGTTCCGGTGACGGCCGCGTATCTGGTGACTGCCGTGGTGGCGGTGCCGGCCCTGACCCACCTGGGCGTGAACGAGCTGGCGGCTCATATGATCGTATACTGGCTGTCCCAGGATTCCAATATCACCCCACCGGTGTGCATTGCCGCGTTTGCCGGTGCCACTATTGCTAAAGCCAATATGTGGAAAACCGCGTTTACCTCTTTTAAATTTGCCAAATTTCTTTATCTGGGCCCCCTTCTTTTCGGATACGTGCCCGGATTCTCCCTGGACGGCAGCCCCATGGACATTGTCAAAGCGTTTGTTGCCATTATTATCGGTACATATATCTATTCCTGGTTTCTCAGCGGAATCTGGATTTCTTCTTTGAAAAATCTGTTTTCCAGAAAATCAGCTGCCTGA
- a CDS encoding 4Fe-4S binding protein, with amino-acid sequence MTKTGQKKPVTGYDVSVCFGSKGCPHVALSTADLARKLTFLLTQADIPGFLKSSTNGKIRPHHELRIVLSDCPNACSRPQIADIGIIGAVVPGVGDAACTGCNACVRKCPDRAIRLTDTSDGNKTPVIDMNLCQRCGQCVHVCPGRTLEPVQSGFRILLGGRLGRHPRLAMEMPGLHSHDQVVATVETCLNYYKTHSRNGQRFSHLFSRIDQVFA; translated from the coding sequence ATGACAAAGACCGGCCAAAAAAAGCCGGTGACCGGGTATGATGTGTCTGTGTGTTTCGGCAGCAAAGGGTGTCCCCATGTCGCTTTATCCACAGCGGATCTGGCAAGGAAATTGACCTTTTTGTTGACACAGGCGGATATTCCGGGATTTCTAAAATCATCTACCAACGGGAAGATCCGGCCCCATCATGAATTACGCATTGTGCTCAGTGATTGCCCCAATGCCTGTTCCCGCCCCCAGATCGCAGATATCGGTATCATCGGTGCGGTGGTCCCGGGGGTGGGAGATGCGGCATGTACCGGCTGTAACGCCTGTGTCCGAAAATGTCCGGACCGGGCGATTCGGTTGACAGACACATCAGATGGAAATAAAACACCGGTCATTGATATGAATTTATGCCAGAGATGCGGCCAATGTGTTCATGTCTGCCCGGGCCGAACCCTTGAACCGGTTCAGTCCGGATTCCGCATTTTGCTGGGGGGACGGCTGGGCCGGCATCCCCGGCTGGCCATGGAAATGCCGGGCCTTCATTCCCATGACCAGGTAGTGGCAACCGTTGAAACCTGTTTGAATTATTACAAAACCCATTCTCGAAACGGGCAGCGCTTTTCTCATCTTTTTTCTCGCATTGATCAGGTGTTCGCCTGA
- a CDS encoding TAXI family TRAP transporter solute-binding subunit encodes MKARHLLFIGMIAVVSMVCSQTALAKERIVFGGGPAGGTFQVVANAIQVYDPIKELSDIRVQAQSSAGSVENLRKTDAGRQQMSVVYSGHVYQGRNGKMKNDPKKYENVMAVAFLYGAPAQLVVKAGSGIKSVKDLEGKKVGVGNAGSGAFANCELFFTHMGIWDKIERNAMGYNDAAQAFGNNQLDAFWLFVGYPTGAVMMAAQTNDIDMVDLDKDAVSSGFYKEYPYFAKVTIPANTYKGVDYDVSSFQDAALWVANKDVSADAVYEMLSLIYTDEGLAHMVSQKKTFKSMSIESGPTGVVTPFHPGAEKFWKEKGVL; translated from the coding sequence ATGAAAGCAAGGCATCTTTTATTCATTGGAATGATTGCAGTCGTTTCCATGGTATGTTCCCAGACTGCGCTGGCCAAGGAAAGAATCGTGTTCGGCGGCGGTCCTGCCGGCGGAACCTTTCAGGTGGTGGCCAATGCCATCCAGGTGTATGACCCCATCAAAGAACTGTCTGATATCCGGGTTCAGGCCCAGTCTTCCGCCGGTTCTGTGGAAAATTTGAGAAAAACCGATGCCGGCCGTCAGCAGATGAGCGTGGTCTATTCCGGCCATGTGTATCAGGGCCGGAACGGCAAGATGAAAAATGACCCCAAAAAATATGAAAACGTCATGGCTGTGGCATTCCTGTATGGCGCTCCGGCCCAGCTGGTGGTCAAAGCCGGGTCAGGGATTAAAAGTGTCAAAGACCTGGAAGGCAAAAAAGTGGGTGTGGGTAATGCCGGATCCGGTGCATTTGCCAACTGTGAGCTGTTTTTCACCCATATGGGGATCTGGGATAAAATTGAAAGAAATGCCATGGGGTATAACGATGCGGCCCAGGCTTTCGGCAACAACCAGCTGGATGCATTCTGGCTGTTTGTGGGATATCCCACCGGCGCGGTCATGATGGCGGCCCAGACCAATGACATTGACATGGTCGATCTGGACAAGGATGCAGTATCTTCCGGATTTTACAAGGAATATCCATATTTTGCCAAGGTCACCATTCCTGCCAACACCTATAAAGGAGTGGACTATGATGTGAGTTCGTTTCAGGATGCCGCACTGTGGGTGGCCAACAAAGATGTGTCTGCCGATGCCGTCTATGAGATGCTGTCTCTCATCTATACCGACGAGGGACTGGCCCATATGGTTTCCCAGAAAAAAACGTTTAAAAGCATGTCTATTGAATCCGGCCCCACCGGCGTCGTCACCCCGTTTCATCCGGGTGCTGAGAAATTCTGGAAAGAAAAAGGGGTTTTGTAA
- a CDS encoding MoaD/ThiS family protein — protein sequence MPTITFNAFSFLQKKLQQNNLPFSNVSLSIPDGTTAEMLVQQMQLTPEDVEVVFVNGRVQPFSTVLKDQDRVAFVPQGTPGPYRVLLGFKNKRHG from the coding sequence ATGCCGACAATTACGTTTAATGCATTTTCATTTTTACAAAAAAAACTTCAGCAGAATAATCTGCCTTTTTCCAATGTCTCATTGTCCATTCCGGATGGTACCACCGCTGAAATGCTGGTGCAGCAGATGCAGCTGACCCCCGAGGATGTGGAAGTGGTGTTTGTGAACGGCCGTGTCCAGCCTTTTTCAACGGTTCTCAAAGATCAGGATCGTGTGGCATTTGTTCCCCAGGGAACACCGGGACCCTACCGGGTGCTTCTGGGATTCAAAAACAAGCGTCATGGCTGA
- a CDS encoding cobyric acid synthase gives MNAPNIAVLGTGSDVGKSIIAAGICRYLADKGQRVAPFKAQNMSNNSGITPEGLEIGRAQIVQAEAARIAPHVHMNPILLKPFGDKQSQVVLNGKVHGNHTAMDYHTRKAFYFEKACQAFDALAAGYDRIVLEGAGSCAEVNLMDTDIVNFPMARYADADVILTADIHRGGVFAQVVGTLACLPDDYRDMVKGIIINRFRGDIDLFRQGMAWIEQHTGKPVLGVLPWYSHFKIDAEDSVEIEKINDFKLLEKNIPAVAILRLPHIANFTDFHALARIHGLQTVFIDSPKQLDRFTAIIIPGSKNTRKDLTWVMERFETPLNDYVRKGGHVFGICGGYQMLGQWVKDPNGLEGSPGQTRGLGLLPVQTLLQSPKTTTLSEFRWGDAYGRGYEIHMGATQLTGGVPFIRIVSRNGIPVKETDGCLADNGQVAGTYVHGFFDFNTIIKKWFDLIGLAHPLDFSIDAAIEKDKDYDHLKKHMETYLDLEALI, from the coding sequence AGGTCAGCGGGTAGCGCCTTTCAAAGCCCAGAACATGTCCAATAATTCCGGCATCACCCCGGAAGGCCTGGAGATCGGCCGGGCACAGATCGTTCAGGCCGAGGCGGCCCGGATCGCACCCCATGTACACATGAATCCCATTTTGTTGAAACCGTTTGGAGACAAACAATCTCAGGTCGTTCTGAACGGAAAGGTTCACGGCAACCACACAGCCATGGATTACCATACCAGAAAAGCATTTTATTTTGAAAAAGCGTGTCAGGCGTTTGACGCCCTGGCTGCCGGATATGACCGCATCGTTCTGGAAGGGGCCGGATCCTGTGCCGAAGTCAACCTCATGGACACGGACATTGTCAATTTCCCCATGGCCCGATATGCCGATGCCGATGTCATTTTAACCGCAGACATTCACCGGGGCGGGGTCTTCGCCCAGGTGGTGGGGACCCTGGCCTGCCTGCCGGATGATTATCGTGACATGGTCAAAGGGATCATTATCAACCGGTTCCGGGGAGATATCGATTTGTTCAGACAAGGCATGGCTTGGATTGAACAGCACACCGGCAAACCGGTTTTAGGGGTGTTGCCCTGGTATTCTCATTTTAAAATTGATGCCGAAGATTCGGTTGAAATAGAAAAAATAAATGATTTCAAGTTATTAGAAAAAAACATTCCTGCTGTTGCTATCTTAAGACTGCCCCACATCGCCAATTTCACCGATTTTCATGCCCTGGCCAGAATCCATGGCCTGCAAACGGTTTTCATTGATTCGCCAAAACAGCTGGACCGGTTTACCGCCATCATCATTCCGGGTTCCAAAAATACCCGAAAAGACTTAACCTGGGTCATGGAACGGTTTGAAACTCCGCTGAATGACTATGTGCGCAAGGGCGGCCATGTTTTCGGCATCTGCGGCGGATACCAGATGCTGGGACAATGGGTAAAAGATCCAAACGGGCTGGAAGGTTCCCCGGGACAGACCCGGGGACTGGGACTGCTGCCGGTCCAAACCCTGCTGCAATCCCCCAAAACCACCACATTAAGCGAGTTCAGATGGGGCGATGCCTATGGCAGAGGATATGAAATTCACATGGGTGCCACGCAGCTGACCGGCGGCGTTCCGTTTATCCGCATTGTTTCCAGAAATGGCATCCCCGTAAAAGAAACCGACGGATGCCTGGCAGACAATGGTCAAGTGGCCGGTACTTATGTTCACGGATTTTTTGATTTCAACACCATTATCAAAAAATGGTTTGATTTAATCGGATTGGCTCATCCTTTGGATTTTTCAATTGACGCAGCCATTGAAAAAGACAAGGATTACGATCATCTGAAAAAACATATGGAAACCTATCTGGATCTGGAAGCGCTGATTTAA
- the thpR gene encoding RNA 2',3'-cyclic phosphodiesterase, whose amino-acid sequence MAESSDVVRTFIAIPLPDAVKRFLSDIQSELKSAGWLAAWPNPERFHLTLKFLGPIPRELLIPLQSVMAAFSGAYPAFTLTAGGIGVFPNVRNARIVWISIHEQTEHLMQVVTDLEKKLHPMGIPAQSRPFFPHITLARIKKPVRPHDMISVIKRFESNSSHAFPVNRLVLYKSRLQPQGAVHSPLFQIMLNH is encoded by the coding sequence ATGGCTGAATCGTCAGATGTTGTCCGGACGTTTATTGCCATACCGTTGCCGGATGCTGTCAAACGGTTTTTATCAGATATCCAGTCGGAACTTAAATCAGCCGGATGGCTTGCTGCCTGGCCCAATCCGGAGAGATTTCATTTGACACTGAAATTTTTAGGTCCGATCCCCAGGGAGTTGCTGATACCCCTTCAATCTGTCATGGCGGCATTTTCCGGCGCATATCCGGCATTTACTCTGACAGCCGGGGGTATCGGTGTCTTTCCTAATGTCAGAAACGCCCGGATCGTATGGATCAGTATTCATGAACAGACAGAACATCTGATGCAGGTTGTGACGGATTTGGAAAAAAAGCTTCACCCCATGGGTATTCCGGCGCAATCCCGGCCATTTTTTCCGCATATTACTCTGGCGCGTATTAAAAAACCGGTCCGGCCGCATGATATGATTTCTGTGATCAAGCGTTTTGAAAGCAACTCTTCGCATGCGTTTCCGGTTAACCGCCTTGTCTTGTACAAAAGCCGGCTTCAACCGCAAGGCGCGGTGCATTCTCCATTGTTTCAGATCATGTTGAATCATTGA
- a CDS encoding response regulator, with protein sequence MITVLLADDHSIVRDGLRRVLEDSSDIKVIAEASDGETAFDLAMTKQPDVAVIDISMPGMDGLEVVARMNSYCPKIPVLILTMHEEEQYVIRAMEAGAMGYVTKQSAPEQLVAAVKKIHSGGRYLTEKASEALALRFIRGDKNKHAMESLSMRELQVLRKLATGSTNREIAITYNISVKTVDTYRSRLLKKLNLRNNADLSRYAIQNRLVEF encoded by the coding sequence ATGATCACTGTGTTGCTGGCCGACGATCACAGTATTGTCAGAGACGGATTGCGGCGGGTTCTGGAAGACAGCTCCGACATCAAGGTCATTGCCGAAGCGTCCGATGGAGAAACCGCTTTTGATCTGGCCATGACAAAACAACCGGATGTGGCTGTTATCGACATATCCATGCCCGGCATGGATGGGCTGGAAGTGGTGGCGCGCATGAACAGTTACTGCCCCAAAATCCCGGTACTTATTTTAACCATGCATGAGGAAGAACAATATGTGATCCGGGCCATGGAAGCCGGCGCCATGGGATATGTCACCAAACAGTCCGCACCCGAGCAGCTGGTGGCGGCAGTGAAAAAAATTCATTCCGGGGGTCGGTATCTGACGGAAAAAGCCAGTGAAGCCTTGGCCCTGCGTTTCATTCGGGGCGACAAAAACAAACACGCCATGGAATCTTTATCCATGCGCGAACTCCAGGTATTGCGCAAACTGGCCACGGGAAGTACGAACCGGGAAATTGCCATTACTTACAATATCAGTGTTAAAACCGTGGATACTTATCGGTCCAGGCTCTTGAAAAAACTGAACCTGAGAAACAACGCGGATCTGTCCAGATATGCCATACAGAATCGCCTGGTGGAATTTTAA
- a CDS encoding ATP-binding protein has product MKVLRKIIEIDDEKCDGCGNCVPSCAEGAIQIVNGKARVISDKYCDGLGACLGECPRDALHIVEREAEEFDEAAVHELLKQQAQAEKSTGQRKPAMTGGCPSAALKTFSDTSCDCANQPRVTGSGGPSALGHWPVQIRLVPAGAPFLKDADLVIAADCVPVAYPSFHRDFLAGKAVMIGCPKFDDTQGYVDKLTDVFKKSGIKSITAVIMEVPCCSGLPHIIQKALENSGMDIPFSQVTISARGEILS; this is encoded by the coding sequence ATGAAAGTACTTAGAAAAATAATTGAAATCGATGATGAAAAATGTGATGGGTGCGGCAATTGTGTGCCGTCTTGTGCAGAAGGCGCCATTCAGATTGTGAACGGCAAAGCGCGTGTCATTTCAGACAAGTATTGTGACGGATTAGGGGCCTGTCTGGGCGAATGTCCCCGGGATGCATTGCATATTGTGGAAAGAGAAGCCGAAGAATTTGATGAGGCAGCGGTTCATGAACTGCTCAAACAACAGGCCCAGGCTGAAAAATCGACAGGTCAGAGAAAACCGGCCATGACCGGCGGCTGCCCGTCCGCAGCCTTGAAAACCTTTTCCGACACGTCATGCGACTGTGCCAATCAGCCCCGGGTGACCGGTTCCGGCGGTCCTTCCGCTCTGGGACACTGGCCGGTTCAGATTCGCCTGGTACCGGCCGGCGCGCCGTTTTTGAAAGATGCGGACCTGGTGATTGCCGCCGATTGTGTGCCCGTGGCTTATCCGTCGTTTCACAGGGATTTTCTGGCAGGCAAAGCAGTGATGATCGGGTGTCCCAAATTTGACGATACCCAGGGATATGTGGATAAATTGACGGATGTGTTTAAAAAATCCGGCATTAAAAGCATTACCGCCGTGATCATGGAAGTCCCCTGTTGTTCCGGACTGCCTCATATTATTCAGAAAGCACTGGAAAACAGCGGCATGGATATCCCTTTTTCACAGGTAACGATCAGCGCCCGGGGCGAGATCCTTTCATGA
- a CDS encoding sensor histidine kinase: MILAIFAFLSVSTGGWLFYYSFRKASIQTGETQAVAQLKLLTDQLATSLSEHIKSVRVLSRIKELETVLVDTNLETLFKANQILDMFTRSLELDVSYLMDLKGNTICSSNRNQFDSFVGHDFSFRPYFTSAIQGQPDSYLALGVTSMKRGVYYSHPVYHPEKQEIIGVAVIKSSIEFLETTLFSNPEHLLFFVSPNGIIFISNQSRYRFKLLWPVDNETKDQIVQSRQFGNGPWGWSGFRRTQTKDRVTDQNKEAYLYTSLSVPRYPDWRVVSLKNKKLLEKQFSAPFIKGIGPGVIFITSLAGILVFFLYQQAAKEISQRKTAEEKLRISEERYRHIYHKTPIMLHSIDTKGRIIRVSDHWVDVMGYDRDEVIGRHLTDFFTPESKKFALSKVFPQFFNTGFFKDIPYTYVKKSKDKMDILLSSYGVRDETGRVVRSLAVSVDVTEKNRTQKDLEHAKEKLARYSHDLEKQVRLRTAQLEKAQSSLKNLSKNIIASQEREKEQVARELHDHLGQVLTALRIDVMWVKNHFTSSPDQAVDRAEKMSLLIDKTIQDVRDMAYRLRPRVLDDLGLSDALESLVSDFEKRSNVSCVFRRDVIPQIDKTLATALYRIGQEAVTNAIRHAKATTIIVELRTDAKGLVLTVEDNGIGFNPDESRTGFGLEGMMERANLAGGWLDITSQIGSGTRITCKVNVEGWS, translated from the coding sequence ATGATTCTGGCAATCTTTGCTTTTTTATCCGTATCCACGGGAGGATGGCTGTTTTATTATTCGTTTCGTAAAGCCAGCATTCAGACCGGGGAAACCCAGGCGGTTGCACAGCTGAAACTGCTGACCGACCAGTTGGCGACGTCCCTGTCTGAACACATCAAATCCGTTCGTGTGCTGTCCCGGATCAAAGAACTGGAAACCGTTCTTGTGGACACAAACCTTGAAACCCTTTTCAAAGCCAACCAGATTCTGGATATGTTTACCCGATCCCTGGAACTGGATGTCAGCTATCTGATGGACCTGAAGGGCAATACCATCTGTTCGAGCAACCGGAATCAGTTCGACAGTTTTGTGGGCCATGATTTTTCTTTCAGACCCTATTTCACATCCGCCATCCAGGGGCAACCGGACAGTTACCTCGCCCTTGGCGTCACTTCCATGAAACGGGGGGTCTATTACAGCCATCCGGTGTATCATCCCGAGAAACAGGAAATCATCGGAGTGGCCGTGATAAAATCTTCCATTGAGTTTCTGGAAACCACTTTGTTTTCCAACCCGGAACATCTGCTTTTCTTTGTCAGCCCCAATGGCATCATTTTCATCAGCAATCAATCCCGATACCGGTTTAAACTGCTGTGGCCTGTGGACAATGAAACAAAAGACCAGATTGTCCAGTCCCGTCAATTCGGCAACGGCCCCTGGGGCTGGTCCGGATTCCGCCGGACACAGACCAAAGACCGGGTCACGGATCAAAACAAAGAGGCATATCTATATACCTCTTTGTCAGTACCCCGGTATCCTGACTGGCGCGTGGTGTCTTTGAAAAACAAAAAACTGCTTGAAAAGCAGTTCTCCGCCCCGTTCATCAAAGGGATCGGCCCGGGGGTGATCTTTATTACCAGTCTGGCGGGCATCCTGGTTTTTTTTCTGTATCAACAGGCCGCCAAAGAAATCAGTCAGCGAAAAACAGCCGAGGAAAAACTGCGGATCAGTGAGGAGAGATATCGACATATTTACCATAAAACGCCGATCATGCTCCATTCCATTGATACCAAAGGAAGAATTATCCGGGTGTCCGATCACTGGGTGGATGTCATGGGATATGATCGAGATGAGGTCATCGGCCGGCATTTGACGGATTTTTTCACTCCGGAATCCAAAAAATTTGCCTTGTCAAAGGTCTTTCCCCAATTTTTCAACACCGGGTTTTTCAAAGATATCCCCTATACCTATGTGAAAAAAAGCAAAGATAAAATGGATATTCTTCTTTCCAGTTACGGGGTCAGAGATGAGACGGGCCGGGTAGTTCGTTCTTTGGCAGTAAGTGTGGATGTGACGGAAAAAAACCGAACCCAGAAAGATCTGGAACATGCCAAGGAAAAACTGGCCCGATACTCCCATGATCTGGAAAAACAGGTGCGCCTGAGAACGGCACAACTGGAAAAAGCCCAGAGCAGCCTGAAAAATTTATCCAAAAACATCATTGCTTCCCAGGAACGGGAAAAAGAACAGGTGGCCCGGGAGCTTCATGACCATCTGGGGCAGGTATTGACCGCATTACGCATCGATGTGATGTGGGTGAAAAACCATTTTACATCTTCTCCGGATCAGGCCGTGGACCGGGCCGAAAAAATGAGTCTGCTCATTGACAAAACCATTCAGGACGTCAGGGATATGGCTTATCGGCTCCGCCCCAGGGTGCTGGATGACCTGGGCTTGTCAGATGCACTGGAATCTTTGGTATCTGATTTTGAAAAACGATCCAATGTCTCCTGTGTCTTTCGCCGGGATGTCATCCCGCAGATCGATAAAACGCTGGCCACCGCCCTTTACCGAATCGGCCAGGAAGCGGTCACCAATGCCATCCGCCATGCAAAAGCCACCACCATCATTGTTGAATTGAGAACCGATGCCAAAGGGCTGGTATTGACGGTGGAAGACAACGGTATCGGCTTTAATCCAGACGAAAGCAGAACCGGCTTCGGACTGGAAGGCATGATGGAACGGGCCAATCTGGCAGGCGGATGGCTGGACATTACGTCGCAAATAGGCAGCGGAACCCGAATCACCTGCAAGGTAAACGTGGAGGGATGGTCATGA
- a CDS encoding MarR family winged helix-turn-helix transcriptional regulator gives MKQTQLVPEFTASPSDTLELETFERVIDTSIAYLVGRTSRAIIKRLTKKFADAGFDVSYEQWSILVHLYRKDGQTQQELSNVSVKDKAAITRLLNVLEKKNIVLRVPDRSDKRSKLVYLTHKAKSFRDDLIAMVMEMLVEAEQGISHEEMAQCKSTLNKIFTNFSRLNLSD, from the coding sequence ATGAAACAGACTCAATTGGTACCTGAATTTACGGCTTCCCCTTCGGATACGCTGGAACTGGAAACATTTGAACGGGTTATTGACACATCCATTGCCTATCTGGTGGGCAGAACTTCCCGGGCCATCATTAAACGGCTGACCAAAAAATTTGCAGATGCCGGATTTGATGTCAGTTATGAACAATGGAGCATTCTGGTTCATTTATACCGAAAAGACGGACAAACCCAGCAGGAACTTTCCAACGTGTCGGTCAAGGACAAGGCAGCCATCACCCGGTTGCTCAATGTGCTGGAAAAAAAGAATATCGTGCTTCGTGTGCCGGACCGGTCCGACAAGCGCAGCAAACTGGTTTATCTGACACACAAAGCCAAATCTTTTCGGGATGATTTAATTGCCATGGTCATGGAGATGCTTGTGGAAGCGGAACAGGGGATTTCTCACGAGGAGATGGCCCAGTGTAAATCCACGTTAAATAAAATCTTCACCAATTTTTCCCGGCTGAATCTGTCGGATTAA